One part of the Arabidopsis thaliana chromosome 1 sequence genome encodes these proteins:
- the RPL21C gene encoding Ribosomal protein L21 (Ribosomal protein L21; FUNCTIONS IN: structural constituent of ribosome, RNA binding; INVOLVED IN: response to cold, translation; LOCATED IN: ribosome, chloroplast stroma, nucleus, chloroplast, chloroplast envelope; EXPRESSED IN: 23 plant structures; EXPRESSED DURING: 13 growth stages; CONTAINS InterPro DOMAIN/s: Ribosomal protein L21, conserved site (InterPro:IPR018258), Ribosomal protein L21 (InterPro:IPR001787); BEST Arabidopsis thaliana protein match is: Ribosomal protein L21 (TAIR:AT4G30930.1); Has 7103 Blast hits to 7101 proteins in 2544 species: Archae - 0; Bacteria - 5138; Metazoa - 96; Fungi - 4; Plants - 134; Viruses - 0; Other Eukaryotes - 1731 (source: NCBI BLink).): protein MASSSATLSLCSTFSAHCNVNSRRSSTILCSLSKPSLNLAKPLTGFLSPSTASTSRTAFTVAPKFAESVVEAEPETTDIEAVVVSDVSEVTEEKAKREEIFAVIMVGGRQYIVFPGRYLYTQRLKDANVDDQIVLNKVLLVGTKTHTYIGKPVVTNATVHAVVESQGLNDKVVVFKYKPKKKYRRNIGHRQPNTRIRITGITGYEEYPASPNVAVGEVNL, encoded by the exons ATGGCGTCTTCTTCAGCGACGCTCTCTCTCTGCTCTACTTTCTCTGCTCATTGCAATGTCAATTCTCGCCGTTCTAGCACTATCCTCTGTTCTCTCTCTAAACCTTCGCTTAATTTGGCTAAACCTCTGACTGGatttctttctccttccaCTGCGTCGACGTCTCGAACCGCATTCACCGTCGCTCCGAAATTCGCGGAATCAGTCGTCGAAGCTGAACCGGAGACTACCGATATCGAAGCTGTGGTGGTTTCCGATGTTTCGGAGGTTACTGAGGAAAAAGCTAAACGAGAAGAGATTTTCGCTGTTATTATG GTTGGTGGACGCCAATACATAGTGTTTCCAGGGAGATATCTCTACACTCAGAGGCTAAAAGATGCAAATGTTGATGACCAG ATTGTTCTCAACAAAGTGTTGCTTGTTGGAACAAAGACACACACTTACATTGGCAAGCCGGTTGTGACCAATGCCACTGTACATGCTGTTGTGGAAAGTCAA gGTTTGAATGATAAAGTGGTAGTCTTCAAGTACAAGCCTAAGAAGAAGTACCGTAGAAATATCGGTCACAGACAG CCGAATACGAGGATTAGGATTACCGGAATCACAGGGTATGAAGAGTATCCAGCCTCGCCCAATGTTGCAGTTGGAGAAGTAAATCTTTGA
- the CDPK2 gene encoding calcium-dependent protein kinase 2 (calcium-dependent protein kinase 2 (CDPK2); FUNCTIONS IN: calmodulin-dependent protein kinase activity, kinase activity; INVOLVED IN: response to water deprivation, response to salt stress, protein amino acid phosphorylation, positive regulation of abscisic acid mediated signaling pathway; LOCATED IN: plasma membrane; EXPRESSED IN: 24 plant structures; EXPRESSED DURING: 15 growth stages; CONTAINS InterPro DOMAIN/s: Protein kinase, ATP binding site (InterPro:IPR017441), EF-Hand 1, calcium-binding site (InterPro:IPR018247), Serine/threonine-protein kinase domain (InterPro:IPR002290), EF-hand-like domain (InterPro:IPR011992), Calcium-binding EF-hand (InterPro:IPR002048), EF-hand (InterPro:IPR018248), Serine/threonine-protein kinase-like domain (InterPro:IPR017442), Protein kinase-like domain (InterPro:IPR011009), Serine/threonine-protein kinase, active site (InterPro:IPR008271), Protein kinase, catalytic domain (InterPro:IPR000719), EF-HAND 2 (InterPro:IPR018249), Calcium-dependent protein kinase (InterPro:IPR020642), Tyrosine-protein kinase, catalytic domain (InterPro:IPR020635), Calcium/calmodulin-dependent protein kinase-like (InterPro:IPR020636); BEST Arabidopsis thaliana protein match is: calcium-dependent protein kinase 4 (TAIR:AT4G09570.1); Has 134131 Blast hits to 125244 proteins in 4234 species: Archae - 175; Bacteria - 14420; Metazoa - 49980; Fungi - 18055; Plants - 27559; Viruses - 606; Other Eukaryotes - 23336 (source: NCBI BLink).): METKPNPRRPSNTVLPYQTPRLRDHYLLGKKLGQGQFGTTYLCTEKSTSANYACKSIPKRKLVCREDYEDVWREIQIMHHLSEHPNVVRIKGTYEDSVFVHIVMEVCEGGELFDRIVSKGHFSEREAVKLIKTILGVVEACHSLGVMHRDLKPENFLFDSPKDDAKLKATDFGLSVFYKPGQYLYDVVGSPYYVAPEVLKKCYGPEIDVWSAGVILYILLSGVPPFWAETESGIFRQILQGKLDFKSDPWPTISEAAKDLIYKMLERSPKKRISAHEALCHPWIVDEQAAPDKPLDPAVLSRLKQFSQMNKIKKMALRVIAERLSEEEIGGLKELFKMIDTDNSGTITFEELKAGLKRVGSELMESEIKSLMDAADIDNSGTIDYGEFLAATLHMNKMEREENLVAAFSYFDKDGSGYITIDELQSACTEFGLCDTPLDDMIKEIDLDNDGKIDFSEFTAMMRKGDGVGRSRTMMKNLNFNIADAFGVDGEKSDD, encoded by the exons atggaGACGAAGCCAAACCCTAGACGTCCTTCAAACACAGTTCTACCATATCAAACACCACGATTAAGAGATCATTACCTTCTGGGAAAAAAGCTAGGCCAAGGCCAATTTGGAACAACCTATCTCTGCACAGAGAAATCAACCTCCGCTAATTACGCCTGCAAATCGATCCCGAAGCGAAAGCTCGTGTGTCGCGAGGATTACGAAGATGTATGGCGTGAGATTCAGATCATGCATCATCTCTCTGAGCATCCAAATGTTGTTAGGATCAAAGGGACTTATGAAGATTCGGTGTTTGTTCATATTGTTATGGAGGTTTGTGAAGGTGGTGAGCTTTTTGATCGGATTGTTTCTAAAGGTCATTTTAGTGAGCGTGAAGCTGTCAAGCTTATTAAGACGATTCTTGGTGTTGTTGAGGCTTGTCATTCTCTTGGTGTTATGCATAGAGATCTCAAACCTGagaatttcttgtttgataGTCCTAAAGATGATGCTAAGCTTAAGGCTACCGATTTTGGTTTGTCTGTCTTCTATAAGccag GACAATATTTATATGACGTAGTTGGAAGTCCGTACTATGTTGCACCAGAGGTGCTAAAGAAATGTTATGGACCTGAAATAGATGTGTGGAGTGCTGGTGTTATCCTCTACATTTTACTCAGCGGTGTTCCTCCCTTCTGGGCAG AGACTGAGTCTGGAATCTTTAGACAGATATTGCAAGGGAAGTTAGATTTCAAATCTGACCCGTGGCCTACTATCTCAGAAGCTGCTAAAGATTTGATCTATAAAATGCTCGAAAGGAGCCCCAAGAAACGCATTTCTGCTCATGAAGCCTTGT GTCACCCATGGATTGTCGATGAACAAGCAGCACCAGACAAGCCTCTTGATCCAGCAGTCTTATCTCGTCTAAAGCAGTTTTCTCAAATGAATAAGATTAAGAAAATGGCATTACGG GTAATTGCTGAGAGACTTTCAGAGGAAGAAATTGGAGGTCTGAAGGAATTGTTCAAGATGATAGACACAGACAACAGCGGAACGATTACTTTTGAAGAGCTCAAAGCGGGTTTGAAGAGAGTCGGATCTGAACTGATGGAATCAGAAATCAAGTCTCTCATGGATGCG GCTGATATCGACAACAGTGGTACAATAGACTACGGAGAATTCCTAGCAGCAACCTTACACATGAACAAGATGGAGAGAGAGGAGAATCTGGTGGCTGCATTTTCGTACTTTGACAAAGACGGAAGCGGTTATATCACCATCGATGAGCTTCAGTCAGCTTGCACAGAGTTTGGTCTATGTGATACACCTCTGGACGACATGATCAAGGAGATTGATCTTGACAAT GACGGGAAGATCGATTTCTCGGAGTTTACAGCAATGATGAGGAAAGGAGATGGAGTTGGGAGAAGCAGAACCATGATGAAGAACTTGAACTTCAACATTGctgatgcttttggagttgaTGGTGAAAAATCTGATGACTGA